Within the Arthrobacter sp. UKPF54-2 genome, the region GTCCTGGTTTCAGCCACCGGAGACGTCCAGTTCCGCGTGGCAGATCTCGCGCGACTGTTCGGCGTCCATGCTGCGGTCGAGCAGCCAGTCCTTGGGCAGGGCGGGCTTCTTGGGCGAGCCCGCACGGCCGCGGGGGCCCTCGGCGTCGACGCCCGGGTACGGCGAGTCGAGGTCCAGCTGGTCCAGGGTGGCGCGGAGCACCTCGAGGCTGGTGACCAAGGCCAGTTTGGTCCGCAGTTCACTTCCGACCACGTAGCCCTTGAAGTACCAGGCCATGTGCTTGCGGATCTCCCGGAGCGCCTTGCCCTCGTCGTTGCCGAAGGTTTCCACCATCAGCTCGGCATGGCGGTACACGCCCTCGGCCACCTGGCCCAGGCTTGGTTTGTGCCGGACGTCGCTGCCCTCGAAGGCGGCCATCAGGTCGCCGAACAGCCACGGCCGGCCCTGGCAGCCGCGGCCCACCACCACGCCGTCGACGCCGGTTTCGCGGACCATCCGGACCGCGTCCTCGGCCGACCAGATGTCCCCGTTGCCGAGCACCGGGATGTCCGGGAGGGCTTCGCGCAGCCGGGCGATGGCGGACCAGTCGGCCTGGCCGGAGTAGAACTGCGCGGCGGTGCGGCCGTGCAGGGCGACAGCGGCGACGCCGGAGTCGCGGGCGATCCGCCCGGCATCGAGGTAGGTGAGGTGGTCATCATCGATGCCCTTGCGCATCTTGACGGTCAGTGGAATGTTGCCCTTGGACGCTTCCTTGACCGCGGTCTGCACGATCGAGGTGAACAGGTCGGTCTTCCAGGGCAGCGCGGAACCGCCGCCGCGCCGGGTCACCTTGGGCACCGGGCAGCCGAAGTTGAGGTCGATATGGTCGGCGCGGTCCTCCTCGACCAGCATCCGGACCGCCTGGCCCACGGTCACCGGGTCCACACCGTAGAGCTGCACCGAGCGGACCTTCTCGTCCTCGTCGTGGGAGATGATCCGCAGGGATTCGGGGGTTCGTTCGACCAGGGCGCGGGAGGTGACCATCTCCGCGACGTACAGGCCGCCGCCGTATTCACGGCACAGCCTGCGGAAGGCGGAGTTGGTGATGCCCGCCATCGGGGCCAGGATCACGGGGGTGTCCACCGTGATGGGGCCCAGCTTCAGGGGCGGCAGTTCCAGCTTGGGGGCGGGAGGCGTTGCTACAACAGTCACCCGACCATTGTCTCAAAGCTGGGCAAATCGGCCCGGTCCCGCTCCGGCTATGTGGAAACCGCGCCGGTCCGGACGCGCTCTGGGGTCCGCTTAGCCGGGCACGGCCGCGCGGCGGCCGCGGCGGGTCTCCGGCGCCGGGTCGGCGTCCGGGGCGGCGTCGATGCGGGCGCCTGTGCCGTCATCGGACGGGCCGTGGTCCGGCCGGACTCCGGCAGGGCCACTGCTGCCAAGCCCGCGTTCGGCGGGGCGGACGACGTCGTCCGCCGTGGCCGCGGTCCCCCGGAGGCCGGTGGCCTTGACGACGAGGACGGCGATCAGGGTGGTGACCGGAATCGCGAGCACCAGCCCGATGGAGCCGACCAGGGTGCGGATAACTTCCTCGGAGAGTTCGGCGCTTGTGAGCGCATCGCCCAGCGGGCGTTCGTAGAGCATCACGATGATCAGGATGGGCAGCGCCGCGCCGGCGTAGGCGAACGCGATCGTGTAGACGGTGGAGGCGATGTGGTCCCGGCCGATCCGCATGGCCGAGGCGAACAGCTTCCGCGCGGACGTGCCGGGGGCGAGCTCCCAGAGTTCCCACACCGCGGAGGATTGGGTGATGGTGACGTCGTTGAGGACGCCGAGGCCGGAAATGATGAGCCCGCACAGGATGATCCCGGAGATGGAGATGTGGTCCGAGACGTTGGCGAGGGTGGCGGCGTCGTGGTTGCCGACGCCGGCCAGGTTCGCCGCATCGGTGGCCCAGGCCGCGAGCGCGGCGGTGATGCCCAGACCGAACATGGTGCCCAGCAGCGCCGTCGACGTCCGGGCAGTGAAGCCGTGCGCAAAGTACAGGACCCCGATCATGATCACCGTGGACCCTACCAGCGCCAGCAGCAGCGGCGGCTTGCCTTCCACCAGGCCCGGAAG harbors:
- the dusB gene encoding tRNA dihydrouridine synthase DusB; this encodes MTVVATPPAPKLELPPLKLGPITVDTPVILAPMAGITNSAFRRLCREYGGGLYVAEMVTSRALVERTPESLRIISHDEDEKVRSVQLYGVDPVTVGQAVRMLVEEDRADHIDLNFGCPVPKVTRRGGGSALPWKTDLFTSIVQTAVKEASKGNIPLTVKMRKGIDDDHLTYLDAGRIARDSGVAAVALHGRTAAQFYSGQADWSAIARLREALPDIPVLGNGDIWSAEDAVRMVRETGVDGVVVGRGCQGRPWLFGDLMAAFEGSDVRHKPSLGQVAEGVYRHAELMVETFGNDEGKALREIRKHMAWYFKGYVVGSELRTKLALVTSLEVLRATLDQLDLDSPYPGVDAEGPRGRAGSPKKPALPKDWLLDRSMDAEQSREICHAELDVSGG
- a CDS encoding YibE/F family protein; amino-acid sequence: MGAGHSHTTPGHHDVTPRALAARKKANWILAAVLVPLTLLTITAMVLLWPSGSKDGIKLSSPYAAAPGVTFDTGKIQRVVVGSCMDGTAQQSAQPGAQQSAQPGAQPDPGAGQGSQCTFAYTEPDKGGNPVKVVINPDVAKSHGVKVGDNIRYLNLSKAPGAADAQGTPAYVFVDFVRTLPIILLAVLYAVVVIAVARWRGLRALIGLAGAYAVLVSFMLPGLVEGKPPLLLALVGSTVIMIGVLYFAHGFTARTSTALLGTMFGLGITAALAAWATDAANLAGVGNHDAATLANVSDHISISGIILCGLIISGLGVLNDVTITQSSAVWELWELAPGTSARKLFASAMRIGRDHIASTVYTIAFAYAGAALPILIIVMLYERPLGDALTSAELSEEVIRTLVGSIGLVLAIPVTTLIAVLVVKATGLRGTAATADDVVRPAERGLGSSGPAGVRPDHGPSDDGTGARIDAAPDADPAPETRRGRRAAVPG